From the genome of Spinacia oleracea cultivar Varoflay chromosome 2, BTI_SOV_V1, whole genome shotgun sequence, one region includes:
- the LOC110778054 gene encoding uncharacterized protein isoform X2 — MNYKLLSLKYRFHKLLRSDVAWKKQIRLFGTAAPREIPNMSIRTGRRISPNERRAIVEEFVNKYRMLNAGKFPTALIIRRQVGGNYYNNKAILQELEYSSKLPTVPTAANIPAIKQTAQVNCTSDAGVNPDCQVSGKDNRTAVVDKYDTSAECYSSYNVDKKSDQKMVDMLSLNKHEISAEYSGSENKVELKLVGQRDIAFADMDMSDNSRISESVLPGTLNVAENTVENETLIAMTMDDSGSPAKPGHPSEVTGISRNPKPEIDKASGQDFESDELTRCRVTHVGKFSTATESKKQFNDPDSATIEELDTVIVGGEVNNTFDVENTLDCQMRLGRIVTVNDDQVSAENDSSSQKAVDEPSCQKMINTSNVIKMNEVATEDVCRSGKMATMSVKAKETEDCESFAKPSHPSEVSKTWQNTETGESDEASAQASKCDEKSRRLSNLRNRRNHHYGAA, encoded by the exons ATGAACTACAAACTTCTATCACTTAAATATCGATTTCACAAGCTTCTACGCTCAG ATGTTGCATGGAAGAAGCAAATCAGGTTATTTGGCACGGCCGCACCTCGAGAAATACCCAATATGTCAATCAGAACTGGGAGAAGGATATCTCCAAATGAAAGAAGAGCAATCGTGGAAGAATTTGTCAACAA GTACAGGATGTTGAATGCTGGAAAATTCCCAACAGCCTTAATTATTAGAAGACAAGTTGGTGGTAATTACTATAATAATAAGGCTATTCTTCAGGAGTTGGAATACAGTTCCAAGTTACCTACTGTTCCCACTGCTGCAAATATCCCAGCTATAAAACAAACAGCTCAAGTAAATTGTACTTCTGATGCTGGAGTTAATCCAGACTGTCAAGTGTCAGGCAAAGACAATAGGACTGCTGTTGTAGATAAATATGATACTTCAGCAGAATGTTACTCGAGTTACAACGTTGATAAAAAAAGTGACCAGAAGATGGTTGATATGTTATCTTTGAACAAACATGAGATCTCAGCCGAATATAGTGGAAGTGAGAACAAGGTTGAATTGAAACTCGTGGGACAACGTGATATTGCATTTGCTGATATGGACATGAGTGACAATAGTAGAATTTCGGAAAGCGTACTGCCTGGTACATTAAATGTGGCAGAGAACACCGTGGAAAATGAGACTCTAATAGCAATGACAATG GATGATTCTGGATCACCAGCAAAACCTGGTCACCCTTCTGAAGTTACAGGAATATCCAGAAACCCAAAGCCTGAAATAGACAAGGCGTCTGGTCAAGACTTTGAATCTGATGAACTCACAAG GTGCAGGGTCACACATGTTGGGAAATTCTCAACTGCGACTGAAAGTAAGAAGCAATTCAATGACCCGGATAGTGCTACTATTGaggagttagatactgtaataGTAGGAGGTGAAGTAAATAACACCTTTGATGTTGAAAATACTCTGGATTGTCAAATGAGACTTGGTAGGATTGTTACTGTAAATGACGATCAAGTGTCAGCTGAAAATGACTCCAGCAGCCAAAAGGCGGTTGATGAACCTAGTTGTCAAAAGATGATAAATACCTCAAATGTGATCAAGATGAATGAAGTAGCAACTGAAGATGTTTGCAGAAGTGGGAAAATGGCAACTATGAGTGTAAAAGCCAAAGAAACT GAGGATTGTGAATCATTTGCAAAGCCAAGTCATCCTTCTGAAGTTTCTAAAACATGGCAAAACACAGAGACCGGCGAATCAGATGAGGCGTCTGCGCAAGCTTCAAAATGTGACGAAAAATCAAG GAGGCTGTCGAATCTAAGGAATCGCCGCAATCATCATTATGGGGCAGCCTGA
- the LOC110778054 gene encoding uncharacterized protein isoform X1, whose product MNYKLLSLKYRFHKLLRSDVAWKKQIRLFGTAAPREIPNMSIRTGRRISPNERRAIVEEFVNKYRMLNAGKFPTALIIRRQVGGNYYNNKAILQELEYSSKLPTVPTAANIPAIKQTAQVNCTSDAGVNPDCQVSGKDNRTAVVDKYDTSAECYSSYNVDKKSDQKMVDMLSLNKHEISAEYSGSENKVELKLVGQRDIAFADMDMSDNSRISESVLPGTLNVAENTVENETLIAMTMDDSGSPAKPGHPSEVTGISRNPKPEIDKASGQDFESDELTRCRVTHVGKFSTATESKKQFNDPDSATIEELDTVIVGGEVNNTFDVENTLDCQMRLGRIVTVNDDQVSAENDSSSQKAVDEPSCQKMINTSNVIKMNEVATEDVCRSGKMATMSVKAKETEDCESFAKPSHPSEVSKTWQNTETGESDEASAQASKCDEKSRATATWQEAVESKESPQSSLWGSLKFFARNVISRWRKT is encoded by the exons ATGAACTACAAACTTCTATCACTTAAATATCGATTTCACAAGCTTCTACGCTCAG ATGTTGCATGGAAGAAGCAAATCAGGTTATTTGGCACGGCCGCACCTCGAGAAATACCCAATATGTCAATCAGAACTGGGAGAAGGATATCTCCAAATGAAAGAAGAGCAATCGTGGAAGAATTTGTCAACAA GTACAGGATGTTGAATGCTGGAAAATTCCCAACAGCCTTAATTATTAGAAGACAAGTTGGTGGTAATTACTATAATAATAAGGCTATTCTTCAGGAGTTGGAATACAGTTCCAAGTTACCTACTGTTCCCACTGCTGCAAATATCCCAGCTATAAAACAAACAGCTCAAGTAAATTGTACTTCTGATGCTGGAGTTAATCCAGACTGTCAAGTGTCAGGCAAAGACAATAGGACTGCTGTTGTAGATAAATATGATACTTCAGCAGAATGTTACTCGAGTTACAACGTTGATAAAAAAAGTGACCAGAAGATGGTTGATATGTTATCTTTGAACAAACATGAGATCTCAGCCGAATATAGTGGAAGTGAGAACAAGGTTGAATTGAAACTCGTGGGACAACGTGATATTGCATTTGCTGATATGGACATGAGTGACAATAGTAGAATTTCGGAAAGCGTACTGCCTGGTACATTAAATGTGGCAGAGAACACCGTGGAAAATGAGACTCTAATAGCAATGACAATG GATGATTCTGGATCACCAGCAAAACCTGGTCACCCTTCTGAAGTTACAGGAATATCCAGAAACCCAAAGCCTGAAATAGACAAGGCGTCTGGTCAAGACTTTGAATCTGATGAACTCACAAG GTGCAGGGTCACACATGTTGGGAAATTCTCAACTGCGACTGAAAGTAAGAAGCAATTCAATGACCCGGATAGTGCTACTATTGaggagttagatactgtaataGTAGGAGGTGAAGTAAATAACACCTTTGATGTTGAAAATACTCTGGATTGTCAAATGAGACTTGGTAGGATTGTTACTGTAAATGACGATCAAGTGTCAGCTGAAAATGACTCCAGCAGCCAAAAGGCGGTTGATGAACCTAGTTGTCAAAAGATGATAAATACCTCAAATGTGATCAAGATGAATGAAGTAGCAACTGAAGATGTTTGCAGAAGTGGGAAAATGGCAACTATGAGTGTAAAAGCCAAAGAAACT GAGGATTGTGAATCATTTGCAAAGCCAAGTCATCCTTCTGAAGTTTCTAAAACATGGCAAAACACAGAGACCGGCGAATCAGATGAGGCGTCTGCGCAAGCTTCAAAATGTGACGAAAAATCAAG GGCTACTGCCACGTGGCAGGAGGCTGTCGAATCTAAGGAATCGCCGCAATCATCATTATGGGGCAGCCTGAAGTTCTTCGCGAGGAATGTTATTAGCAGGTGGCGTAAAACATGA